In Ursus arctos isolate Adak ecotype North America unplaced genomic scaffold, UrsArc2.0 scaffold_2, whole genome shotgun sequence, the genomic stretch GTGGGGCAGGTTGTGGCATCAAAAGGGCTGGACGCCCTGTCTGTGAGACCAGAAGGAGGGAAGCGGGAGGGGCGTGGCCACTGCGGCTGCCGGCTCCAGTGCTCCTCCCCCTGTGCACACAGTGCTTAGAGGTGGGGGAATAACCCCGTCATGCAGGAGTGAGGgggcctctcccctctcccagcacaGGGTGGTTTTCGGGGAAGATCAGAGAGCTCAGCACCCCGCGCGATTCTGAGCATGGACTCCTGACACACGGCTCTAGGGCTGGGTCCGTGTTTGTCCTTTGACCCGTCTCCTCCTCTCAGGGAATGGCTATGTCAGTGCTCGGGCTTCCCCCGGTCTCCTCCCTGTGGCCAACGGCAACAGTCTCAACAAGGGCATCCCCGCCAAGTCTCCGCCCCCGCCCACCCACAGCGCCCAGCTTGGAGCCCCCAGCCGCAAGCCCGACCTGAGGGTCATCACTTCCCAGGGAGGAAAGGGGTTGATGCATCACTTGGTGAGTGGGTGTCTGCAccgaggggcaggggctgggtcaTGGGGAAGAGCCAGCCTCCAGCAGGAGAGATGCAGGCTAGCCAGTAGGTGGGACTGCCCAAGGGAGACTGTAGAAGCCAGACTTCTCCTGAGCTCTTTGTCCCTAGAGGGCCCTACGAGAGGTTGGAACGTGGACGTGCCACCTGcaagggcaggcaggagggacaggaggtgggagagaaggttCTGGGCCGGGGAGGATGATGGGAGGGATTTGCCAGCACAGCAGAAGGGTGAGGCTTGGATTGTGAAGGTGGACGTGGGGTTGTGGCATTTTCTGGAGTCGGTCTGGACAGCCAAGAGCTGTGTCCCCGGCTGGACCGCCGTCCCACTAGAGGTAGATGGGGCAGCTGCGGGGGCCAGGGTGTGAGGGGTGGGCGGAGGCCGCAGACTGAACTGCCCCCTTGGTTTTATTTCTGCTCCCAGACTGAGGACCATTTAGATCTGGTAAGTGAGGCCCTGGGACGTGTGCCGTGGCTCGGAGCCCTGGGTCCTCCCGCGGCTCCGCGCGGAGCATGGAGCGCGCGCCCTGCCCTCCGCCGGCGGGTGCGGGTGTgctgtttgtttggttgtttgccGGGAGCCGTGCTCAGTGCCGAGTGGGGTACAGAGGTGAATGGGGTGGGGGTCGGCTTagatatgcatgtgtgtgtacctgtgtgtccGTAGGTGTCTTCCTGTGACGCTGTGTTCGTACAGATacccctttctgtgtgtgtgcgcgcacgcgcgtgTGCGGGCGGCGTGGGCCAGCCCCAGGCCTCAGAGGGCCCGCCTGGACGTGCCCCGGGAAGCCTGTGTTGGGGGGGCTGGACCGGACTTGCCCTCTGGCTCGGTCCCACTGAGCATGCTTGGAACCCAGGACAGGGGCCTCCTTAGGAGGGGAGCCAGCCAGGCCGTGACAGCACTTTCCAGAGGCAGCTGAGGCCCGAGGCATGGCCAGAGTTGCCAGCGGCGGGGGTGCGCCGCCTCTTCcccgcctccccctgctcagtcCTGCACGCAGCCCGCCTCACATGCGCTCAGGCACATGGGGCCGCGCACGCGCTGTCACGCTTACACACTCACCCTTAGCCAGGAGTGGGGCGggggctcctccctccccagctccctgacgggaggccagagaggctggaaaaggcaggCGGGCTTTGGCGGCCAACACGGCGGCAGTTTCGGCCCCAGCGTGGAGCTGGGGTAAACAAGTGACTCAGCGGCAGATGGAGCTGACAGCcccacacacgtgtgtgcacacacgcaggCACGCGCCACGCCAGGCCCCGCGTTCCCCGCGCAGATGCTGGCGTGCTCCAGCAGGGCGTGCGCGGCCCTGGGGTGGGCCTGCTGTTGCTCGGCCCCGCGGCCCGCCCGCCATCCCCTGTGCAAGTGTGcatgcctccctccccaggcctcagcctTTCTGGGAATGcgccagcgtgtgtgtgtgtctgcaggcGGCTCCGTGCTCAGGCGTCCCACCTGGGCCGTGGGAGGCGGGGGCACCAGCTTGGCCCTCAGAGTGGAGGGCCAAGGGGAAAGCAGTCCACCCTCCTGCCACCTGGTGACAGACCGTTTTCTCCTGCAGAACAATGCCCAGCGCCTTGGGGCCTCCCAGTCTACCCACTCGCTCACCACGCCAGTGGTTTCCGTGGCAACACCGAGTTTACTCAGCCAGGGCCTCCCCTTCTCCTCTATGCCCACTGCCTACAATACAGGTGAGTGCTcaagccccccagcccccctgtAGCTGCTTGGCCTTGGGGGAGCAGACCAGAGGGGTAGCAGGAGATCATCCTGGGGAATGCTCCAGTGGATTTGGGGGATCCCCTCCTGATGAAGGTTGTCAGAGTCAGCAGACAGAAACAAGGGtgcacactgaaatttgaatttcaaataaaacaatgaataattttttagggTAAGTGTGTGTCAAAGACATTCTTCTGCTAAagtgttaaaaaattattcattgttttgtctgaaattcaaattaataacTAGGTATCGATCATTTTAATATAGGACCTAATGGACAGAGGAGTCCCTGCCCTTAGGGAGCCTCCTGTCCGAGGAGGAGCCGGGCCAGAGGTGGGCTGAGCAGATGATTCCAgtggcccagggctggggagagggaggggggcatGGTCAGTTCAgcaaggcttcctggaggaggaagaggaagtgaaggagagaagacaggtggaagaggccagagagaggAAGCCTGTCAGGAAGGTTTGCCCAGCTTGGGGAAAGCCAAGAGGGGGctctgggcagggggaggagggaggagagggcctCTCACCCTGGTAGTGGCTCCATGGCAGGgtgatggggaggggagagaagtcgGGGGACCGATGAAGGTTGGGGAGGGGTGTGAAGGTGGAGAGCTGCTCGGAGACATGGGAGAGGTCTCTGGGTGGGAGAATTCAGACAGGACATCCAGTGGCCGGGCTGTCCTGGGTCACCCAGTGTCCCCTCCCGGGAATAGTCGGTGGCACTCTCAGCCATCCTGGCCTGCACGGCACGCACGCTGCGGTGTCAGGAAGGACCTCCCATGGGGAAGTGCCTTGTCACCTCGTGTCAGAGCATTTGTTTCCCGCCGCCGAGAACTCAGCCTTCCCGCCGGACGGGCTTGTGCTGGGGCTGTTTTGTGATGAGATCAGACTAGACGAAAAGGCCCCTAAacttctcccacctccccaagGCCCCGTTCCAGACACCTGTACAGATCCTCGCACCAATTGACCTATTCGCGGTGGGTGGAAATCTAGAACCTAGCCGCGGACATAGGGAAGCCCCTTGGGGCAGGAGAGAGCTGGAGCAACTCCGCCGTGGTGAGGGGCCAGACGCCGCCACGTGTGTCCGCTCGTCCCTGCGCCCGCTGCCCCTTTGTGTGTGGGATCCCGAGGCAGCCGCAGACGGCAGTCTCATCATCTGGAAGAGTCCCTGGCGGGCAGGAAGTTTGGCAGAGGGCGGCACGGACCACATTTCAGGGGCCACTGTATTTGGGAATCCCGAAAAGCGGCGGTGGTTTCCTGCCGTCTTCTCCGGCCCTCGCGAGGCTCTCGAAGCAGGAGGGGAGGTTAGCGGGTGTCTGTGAAGCTGGGACAGGTGCCCGCAAGGCCAGACTTTAAACTGTTTGTCAGTCTGGTGTGAAAGTAGGTTCTGACCCTGGGCCTGCCCTCGGGGCCCTGCTGGGAAGCACCGGCTCCCTTACATCCTCCCCGAAGCCGGCGCTCCGGTTCCTCTTGCTGCTGCAGTCGGCCAGCGGCCTCTGTGTCGACAGCGGGTGTTTTCAGGGGACCCCACGtacataaacaaaaacacactGCTGTTTATCTGCTCGCCGCACGTAGTCCTTGGCCCTGGTTCAAGTTCCGGCTGAGGGCGATCTGGCTCTGGTGATGTCCTGGGTAAGGGACACTGGCTGCAGAGGGCTGGCTGTGGATGCGGCAGGGGCAGAGCGAGTGGGCTGCCAGGCAGCCCGTGGGCCGTGCTCCTCCTCTCCAGGACAGATGGGCCAGAGTGTGGTGGCGACGTGTGGGACGGGAGTTGAGCCCCTGCCACTCCGTTGCGGAGGGTTGGCTCTTCGAGGGTGGGCGTCCTTGTCTGTACAATGAGTCCGAGGGGCTCCTTCCTGCCTTCGCTCTGCCTTTTTAAGTGTGAGCATCTCAGAGCTGCTGGCTAATGTTGTTCTGAGACCAGAGGCAAGCAGGGAGCATCTCTAGGCGAGACTTTGGGTAAGCAGCGAGGAGCCGGGGTCTTGCCGTCGCTCCGCCACTGGCTCTGTCTGGGACCCGGGGCTCCCACTCTGGCGGCTGTAGCGGCCGCGTGTGAATTAGTTAACAGCTGCAGGCCAGTCTTCGGAATACGTCCTGCATGCCAGACGCCGTTGTGCGCGCCCCATGTGCGTTCTCTAGCTCCTCAGTATTCACGGCCGGGGGTCCAGGTGGCACTCCTCTGCCTCCGAGCAGTCGCTTGCCCCAGGTCACGGGGCCTCGGGAAGCCTCGCCCTTACCCTTCATCTTCTTGTTCTGTTGCACGGCGGGGCCGTCGACACTGCACAAAGGCGGAAGCCGCAGCCCGTGATCCCTTGAGTAAGTGCACAGTGGTGGGACCGCGCAGGCTGTGCCCGTGTGCCCCCACAGTGCCATCGCCCTGAGCTCCTCAGGGGGGACCTTTCCTAAACTGTCCCAGACAGGCTGCAGCCGGGAACGCCCCAGCCTGGTGTCAGTTGTGCAAACACCAGCTTCTTCATGAAGACAGAAATGGTAGAAAGCAAGGAGCACCGCCTCGCAGGGAATGTGCCAGAATCCTGGCCGGGCATGCTGGGGGCAGGGTCCCCTTGCCACCCCTCTGCTGTGCAGGCCCAGCAGGGCACACACGTGTCTGCCGGGTTGACGTGCAGGCACGGCAGCCTAAACCCTTGCCGCAGCTTTTACGAGCTGACAGTCTGGAGACGGGGGACGCGGCCGAGGGTGTAAGGGTGGTGATGGTAGTTTGCTTCCGTGCGCCATCCCCCTCGCGTCCCCACGACGCCTGCCCCAGAAAAGCACGTGAGACCTGGCAGCTGAAGAGATGACAATTAGACGTATATTAGACCCTCCtgacttctttccccttcttttttgagTTGACATTCTGAAAGTGATACCTACACGtggtttaagaaaaagaaaaagttaatactattttaaaaacgCGCCTCTCTTCATCCTGCTAAGAACTGGCACCTGCCGCCTGTGACGATGTGCATTCCCTTAGTGGGGGGTGCCAGAGCCAGAGCCCCGTGCGGTGTCCCTGCTAGGGGGGCTGCTGagtccttccctcctctccccccacccctgcagatTACCAGCTGAGCAGCGCCgagctctcctccctcccaacctTCAGCTCGCCCGGGGGGCTATCGCTAGGCAGTGTCACCGCCTGGCCGCAGCCCGCGCAACAGCCCCAGCCGCCCCAGCCGCAGCCGCCCCAGCCACCCCAGCCGCCGCAGCCGCAGCCCCAGCCGCAGCCCCAGCCGCAGCCCCATCTGGTCCCCGTGTCTCTCAGCAGCCTGATGTGAGTCCCAGGGCGCCGCGGCGGGAGGCTCGGGGAAGGCagagtggagggtggggagaggaggctcCTGTTGGAGCCGGTGCTCCGGTTCCTCTTGCTGCTGCAGTCGGCCAGCGGCCTCTGTTTCGACAGCGGGTGTTTTCAGGGGACTGGGGGTGCTCGGTCACCAGCAGACAGCACGGGACTTGGGACACTGAACGGCAGCCTGGGAGACCCCCCCTGGACCCCTTCCCCAGCCAGCCCGAATCACCAGGATGCCGTGGGTGACACGGGACAGAAAGAACTAACATGGCTCCTTCCCTTTTtgcccctcttcttccctcacttggcccctctcctcctggctcctcTGTGTCcgtgtccctccccaccccacctcctccctgtccctcccgTGTGCTGCAccttctctgcttctgtcccGGTGCCCAGCCCGGGCAGCCCTCTGCCCCACGTGGGGGCCGCCCTGACCgtcaccacccacccccacatCAGCATCAAGTCGGAGCCGGTGTCCCCCAGCCGGGAGCGCAGCCCTGCGCCGCCCCCTCCAGCTGTGTTCCCGGCTGCCCGCCCGGAGCCTGGCGATGGCCTCAGCAGCCCTGCCAGCGGCTCCTACGAGACCGGGGACCGGGACGACGGACGGGGGGACTTCGGGCCCACGCTGGGCCTGCTGcgcccagcccaggagcccgagGCTGAGGGCCCCGCCGTGAAGAGGATGCGGCTGGACACCTGGGTACTGTAACCTGTAGCGCCACCCCTCCCGCCTGCCGGTGTGTGCCGCACCCCGGGactgcccccccagcccccacctgggcGGCCTCTGGGCCCTCTCTGCCGCACCGCAGGCCAGTCTGCCACGCCGGCACCCTCAGAGCCGGCCTGCCCCCAGGGTCCTGGccctgtggggagaggggagtggggggcgcCTAGCCCATGGCCGGGGCCCTGACACCCCgctctccatctcctctctctgcaGACATTAAAGTGACGattcccactcccctcctctcagcctccctgACGAAGAGTTGACAATCTCACCGcccacccctccccgccctgGGCTCCTCCCGCTCGACCCCCACTTCCTTTTGTGCTCCGTGTCCTGTTGACGGTTACATTTgtgtataattattatattattattattattattatattttttttaatttggattctCGCTTTGGAGAGGAGGACGCTCCCGTCCCCTCTTTCTGCACCCCCTGCCATTTTCCTGGCTGGGGGGGCTGTTTTTTGCGGGAAGGGGGGGACACTTTGCACGTTGTACACATATGctgcaggagggggtggggagcctgaTAGGCCTTTGGGACAGGACAGGTGCGAGCCCTGCATGCGGagccctcccaccccatcccccagaTAGAGGGAAATAACCAAAAAACCTACCAAACAGCAAAACCCCTTACAATAGACTGAAACCCCGAAGTCGGCTTGATGGGTGGGTCTGTGTTCCGGGGGAAGTGAGGCACAGGTTCTGAAAAGGGTCTCTGCGTCTGGGCTGTTCCCGTGGCCACAGGCTCTTGGGGCGGAATACCCAAGCCTGGCCCCCCGATGCCCCTGCACACACAGCACTCTCACGGATTCTTGCGTGAGCTGCACCCCAAGGTGTGGGGGTGCCAGCCAAGCTTCTGGGCTGGGAAGGCTGCCTGGGATtctgaggctgggggcagggtttGAGGTGGGGGCCCCTCAGAAGCACATTtggagagagagacggagagccACGAGGAGGGGCCGAGAGCGCGGTGAGGGGTGAATCGgggcccccttccttccctcgCAGTGTCTCTAAGATATACAGTGCAATAGCTCCCCGTCCCTCGGCTGACACCAGCTCCAGAAAGCAGGCCACAGAGTGCAGGGGGACGGGGAGGGGAGACAGCCCCAGGGAGGTAGCTGAGCAGGCCCAGAGCCCTGGCGTCCAGGGGCAGGCGTGAGTGGGGGCTCGCTCTTCCTTGCACGGACACATCCCTACAGGAGGGACACGGGGGTGGCAAGAGGGTGGGAGGCCCGCCTGCCTCCTTTCCCCCTggaccctccccagccccctcccagctcctcccgCCGCTgaccccacctccctgctccgGGCGTCCCCCTGGTCGGCTACCTCCTGTCCCAACACCCCCGGCCGCAGCCCACCTTCCCTCTTGGCTACTGTAATTGTAAATAGCAACCTTTGGAAAACGTTAGCAGTGTAACAGTCCAGGAaactgttttttttgttgttgttgtattgaTATGAAATGAGATTCTATTTTTGTCAAAGTATATTGTAATAATAATGACTCAAGCGGCCGTACTGTACAGATGAGACTCTTCTGCTGTTGTTCTTGCCCCCTTCCCGCCCTTCTCCGCTGCCACCCGTGGGGTCTGGGACCTCAGGCTGAACCTCAGATCAAACTGGAGGGGGCAGGCCCCCAGCCTGCCATCCGGAGAGGTCTGGCTGGAGCGGGCAGGTGGCGTGTGCAGGCCGACGGGGGTCTGCCCCAGCCCTTCACCTGCACCCAGCTCGCTCCCTGGGGGTGTCATCCCAGTGGGACAGTAGACAGTAGACAAGGCCCAGCTTAGTGGTCCTGCCTCTGTGACCCAGCCGCTCGCAGTATTCCGACACGTGATGCagggaaagaaccagaggcaGGGGTGTGTGTGACCACACGTGTACCCGAGCGTGTTTATGAGGGCATCCGCtatttgtgtgtgtctctgaGCCCGTCGGGGCCTATGCACGAATCTGTGTGAGTCGAGCTCCGAGGGCATGTCCGTGTGCGCGTGCCTGGGTGTTTGCGGAGGGACGGGTGGCCGCTGTGCTGCACAGCCCTGGCTTCCAGCTCCACGCCCCTCCGGCTTGGTGCCTGCCGCcatccctgcccctgccccagcctacCCTCTGCTTTGACAGGTTTGGACCACAGTTGGGGGCTCTGGCAGTTGCCCCCTTTGCTTCTCCCTGGGACCCTGCCTTTCCTGGGCTCCACGCACAAGTGGCTACCCAGTCCCTGGTCCTTTGCACACATGCAGCCCCCCTTCCTGCTCTTCCCCTACCCCAGTCCTGCTTTCAGGGTGACACTCGTGTTCCTACTCCTTCTTGAAGCTTCTTTGTCTAGGCCGTGATCCTTCCTTACTCAGAGTTTAAGCCCCACCTGCTGATTGGGCACACGGCATGCCCCAGCCTGCTTGGCGGGTTCCTAGAGGGAGTTCCAGTCGAGGAGACTTGATCAGGGCCTTGAAGTTCGCCAGGGTATAGTGTTGCGCTCGCCTGCGTCCCCAGCGCCTTGCCCAGTGTCGGCCGCACAATGCTGAATGGGTGCGTGATGGGTGCTCAATAAAGCTCGAGTGACTGCTTTCCCTTCTCAGGCTGTTCTGCCAGCAGTCCGCCCACCTTTGGAAGCTGGCTTGGCCACCACTAGACACGCGGTGGGGACGCGAGCCCCTGCGGTTCACGGTGCAATATTCACCAGTTTTGCCCTCTGCCTTCGAATGGCAAACCTGGCTTTTgattaccgtgtgtgtgtgtgtgtgtgtgtgtgtgtgtgtgtgtgtgtgtgtgtgtgtgtggtgtgtgtgtgtctgtcttctctctccctgggggcaggggggtgggtcTGTGAATATGTGACTTTTCTGCAATTCAGTATCCCAAGGTTTCTCTTGGGggtaggggctcctggctggccagACGCATGGGTCCCTGGGAACCCAGACCtcaaggcggggtgggggggggcttcatttcttcctctcacaAAGCCAAATTTGCCTCCACCTACTCCTTCCTCCTAAGAACTGGGCGTTTGCCAAAGTAATCACTGGAGTCatcccatgcccctcccctccccagccttcccACAAGCTTTCAGGGACAGTGGGCAAGAGGACCCTCCCATTCCACTGGGACGCACcactttccctccccctgcccccagcaatGTTCTCAATGCGGCGAGACTGACCCCTGACCTTTACCCAGCCCTCCCCCCCTTGGACAGGAAGGAATTAATGCACCTTCTCTTgatgattatttatttgtttggagAGACAGAAATGATGTAAAAGTGTATCTagaaatatctatatctatatatttttaactgaCTCTTTGGCATCccctggggtggggcgggggtgaaTTTGGGCTTTTGTGGAGGAGAGGAGACCTGGAGCCTGGGAACTCCTGTCCTCTCCTCTGCCACCTTTGTCCACCCCCTAAGCGATGGTGGAAGGCGTGGGATCTGTGTGGGGCCAGGGGGCTGGAATGTTCTGTGGAGAATCTGGATTCTCTTTGTCTTCCCCATTCAAgccccagagggaagggggagagggaggggaggcatgGAGGTGCCCCCCGCAAACCCGACAATCACCCACACTCCTGGGGCTGCTCCTGGGTCCTGGGCAGGGCTAGTCCAAGTGTGTGGCTGTtgatttgttttcaatatttctttccgTGCTGTATGGTGATGCTTTCTTAGTATTCTACACAATAAGAAGACAGTCCTCGGGATTCTTACGAGTTTTGTTTGAAAACTCTTTCACTATATTTGTTGTAAAGAGGtttactattaaaagaaaaagaatacacgTTTCTGATACTTGGGCTTGGGTTCTGGTTTCTTTGGTGCGGTCGGTGGAGGAGAGGCCCGTGCGGTCCGAGCGTCCGCTCggcacggtggggggggggtgggggtgctcccCGGTCTCAGGTGAGCATTTCCCCCAGGTGCTCTGTCCCGCGGAAAGCTGCACGGGGGTTCCTGGGGCACGAGAGGCAGAGGAGCAGCGCCCGAGGCCAGGTCAGGAGCAGGGTGACTGGCAAGAACTCGCCACGGATCCTGCCGGCACGGCCGCAGCGACCGCcgtcctcttctcccttccaggTGCTCTAATGGTGCTGGGGAGCCTCTCCCTGCTATCCGAAGGCGCCCCCGAGGGCCCCCCAGCCGCCGGGGGACAGATGCGGGGTCTGGCTCGGCCGGCCAGCGCAGGGTATGCACAGGCCGGTGCTGGTGAAGCACAGAGGGACGTGGGGGCAGCTGCAGTGCGGGCAGTCATgtcgtgccccccacccccgctgcagGGTCGGTGCTCCCTGCTCACTGCGTGGGGGGTGCCCGCGCCCGGCCTTCTCCGTCTGTGGAATGCAGCAATCTGTGCCGGCTGGCCTCCCCGTCGGGGCCTGCGGACCGCACCCCCGGGCGCCCTCAGCTGCGGCAGAAAGGAGGTGTGGGAAGGGCTTCCCACATCCTCCAGAGGAGACCCTGCACTGGCTGCCTGCGCTGGCCCCTTCCAGACAGCCTCCGGGTACCCCTGCCTGGCCCTCTTGTGGTCCTCGCTCATGGCCTTGTGTGGTCCTCCCTCACACCGACACGTGGTGGGCATGTGTGTCCAAGGGGGCCCGGGAGGCAGGAGGTGTCTGCGGCTGAGTCATGGCTtccgcctccctccctcctcatcaTCATTTCGGGGGGCGGCAGGGGCCGTTTTTTGGCACCGAAGCAGCTCTGAGGACAGAG encodes the following:
- the MEF2D gene encoding myocyte-specific enhancer factor 2D isoform X1 — protein: MGRKKIQIQRITDERNRQVTFTKRKFGLMKKAYELSVLCDCEIALIIFNHSNKLFQYASTDMDKVLLKYTEYNEPHESRTNADIIETLRKKGFNGCDSPEPDGEDSLEQSPLLEDKYRRASEELDGLFRRYGSAVPAPNFAMPVTVPVSSQSSLQFSNPSGSLVTPSLVTSSLTDPRLLSPQQPALQRNSVSPGLPQRPASAGAMLGGDLNSANGACPSPVGNGYVSARASPGLLPVANGNSLNKGIPAKSPPPPTHSAQLGAPSRKPDLRVITSQGGKGLMHHLTEDHLDLNNAQRLGASQSTHSLTTPVVSVATPSLLSQGLPFSSMPTAYNTDYQLSSAELSSLPTFSSPGGLSLGSVTAWPQPAQQPQPPQPQPPQPPQPPQPQPQPQPQPQPHLVPVSLSSLIPGSPLPHVGAALTVTTHPHISIKSEPVSPSRERSPAPPPPAVFPAARPEPGDGLSSPASGSYETGDRDDGRGDFGPTLGLLRPAQEPEAEGPAVKRMRLDTWTLK
- the MEF2D gene encoding myocyte-specific enhancer factor 2D isoform X2; its protein translation is MGRKKIQIQRITDERNRQVTFTKRKFGLMKKAYELSVLCDCEIALIIFNHSNKLFQYASTDMDKVLLKYTEYNEPHESRTNADIIEALHKKHRECESPEVDEVFALTPQTEEKYKKIDEEFDKMMQSYRLASAVPAPNFAMPVTVPVSSQSSLQFSNPSGSLVTPSLVTSSLTDPRLLSPQQPALQRNSVSPGLPQRPASAGAMLGGDLNSANGACPSPVGNGYVSARASPGLLPVANGNSLNKGIPAKSPPPPTHSAQLGAPSRKPDLRVITSQGGKGLMHHLTEDHLDLNNAQRLGASQSTHSLTTPVVSVATPSLLSQGLPFSSMPTAYNTDYQLSSAELSSLPTFSSPGGLSLGSVTAWPQPAQQPQPPQPQPPQPPQPPQPQPQPQPQPQPHLVPVSLSSLIPGSPLPHVGAALTVTTHPHISIKSEPVSPSRERSPAPPPPAVFPAARPEPGDGLSSPASGSYETGDRDDGRGDFGPTLGLLRPAQEPEAEGPAVKRMRLDTWTLK
- the MEF2D gene encoding myocyte-specific enhancer factor 2D isoform X3 — translated: MGRKKIQIQRITDERNRQVTFTKRKFGLMKKAYELSVLCDCEIALIIFNHSNKLFQYASTDMDKVLLKYTEYNEPHESRTNADIIETLRKKGFNGCDSPEPDGEDSLEQSPLLEDKYRRASEELDGLFRRYGSAVPAPNFAMPVTVPVSSQSSLQFSNPSGSLVTPSLVTSSLTDPRLLSPQQPALQRNSVSPGLPQRPASAGAMLGGDLNSANGACPSPVGNGYVSARASPGLLPVANGNSLNKGIPAKSPPPPTHSAQLGAPSRKPDLRVITSQGGKGLMHHLNNAQRLGASQSTHSLTTPVVSVATPSLLSQGLPFSSMPTAYNTDYQLSSAELSSLPTFSSPGGLSLGSVTAWPQPAQQPQPPQPQPPQPPQPPQPQPQPQPQPQPHLVPVSLSSLIPGSPLPHVGAALTVTTHPHISIKSEPVSPSRERSPAPPPPAVFPAARPEPGDGLSSPASGSYETGDRDDGRGDFGPTLGLLRPAQEPEAEGPAVKRMRLDTWTLK
- the MEF2D gene encoding myocyte-specific enhancer factor 2D isoform X4 yields the protein MGRKKIQIQRITDERNRQVTFTKRKFGLMKKAYELSVLCDCEIALIIFNHSNKLFQYASTDMDKVLLKYTEYNEPHESRTNADIIEALHKKHRECESPEVDEVFALTPQTEEKYKKIDEEFDKMMQSYRLASAVPAPNFAMPVTVPVSSQSSLQFSNPSGSLVTPSLVTSSLTDPRLLSPQQPALQRNSVSPGLPQRPASAGAMLGGDLNSANGACPSPVGNGYVSARASPGLLPVANGNSLNKGIPAKSPPPPTHSAQLGAPSRKPDLRVITSQGGKGLMHHLNNAQRLGASQSTHSLTTPVVSVATPSLLSQGLPFSSMPTAYNTDYQLSSAELSSLPTFSSPGGLSLGSVTAWPQPAQQPQPPQPQPPQPPQPPQPQPQPQPQPQPHLVPVSLSSLIPGSPLPHVGAALTVTTHPHISIKSEPVSPSRERSPAPPPPAVFPAARPEPGDGLSSPASGSYETGDRDDGRGDFGPTLGLLRPAQEPEAEGPAVKRMRLDTWTLK